The Eubacterium ventriosum genome includes the window ACGTGACAAATCCAGACAAGCCTATCAAGGTAGCGGAACATAAGGACATCAAGGACGAGGGGCAGACGGTGACAATCAAGGAAAAATCAGAATCCCCTACTACACCAGAAGAATCCAGCACACCAACGAAACCGAGCGATTCACCAAAAACTGGTGACAATACGCCATTTGCCGCATTACTCGCTATGATGGGAATTTCTGCTGCTGGTCTTATCTTTGCAGGTTATAAAAGATTCCGCAGAGTAAAGAAATCTAACTAATGCAGGAGGTAGCAGCTTATGAAAGCACTCCCCCGACCACCGCCCATCATAGAAACGTCAGCCTTTGGCTGACAGTTTAACTAAATTCTGCTTGACTGTCATTTATCTTTCTGAATGGGGATTGTCAAGGGTGTAAAGCACAACGCTTGCCCTTGATGATTCACAGGCAGACAGATACAATCTATACAGCAGAATGACACTATCAATCATTAAAATATAGAAAGAAAAGAGGTAAATACATTTATGGAATTAAAACACGTTATCCCGAACATGGAAAAGACATTCGGAAATTTAGAGTTTGCAGGTGAGAATAAAGTGGAACAGCGTAGGATCAACGGACGTATGACGGTAGTTTCCCGTAGCTTCAACCTTTATTCGGACGTACAGAGGGCAGATGATATTATCGTCGTGCTGCCTGCGTCTGCTGGTGAGAAGAACTTTGAATCAGAGGAAAAGGTAAAACTTATCAATCCCAAAATTACCGCAGAGGGCTATAAAATCGGCACAAGAGGATTCACAAACTATATCCTGTCAGCAGACGATATGGTGAAAGCATAAGGAGGGAAAAAGATTATGAGATTAGCAAACGGAATCATCATTGATAAGGAAAAGACATTCGGAGTATTGAAGTTCTCGGCATTGCGTCGTGAGGTACATATCCAGAATGAGGACGGTACGGTTTCTGAAGAAATCAAATTACGTACCTACGATTTGAAGTGCAAGGAACAAGGACGTATGATACAGGTAAGTATTCCTGCTGCTGTTCCGTTAAAGGAATTTGACTACAACGCAGAGGTGGAAATCATCAATCCTGTGGCTGATACGGTGGCAACTGCTACCTTTCAAGGGGCAGACGTTGACTGGTATATCAAGGCAGATGATATTGTTTTGAAAAATAAACGAGTGTCTAAAAACGCTACTGAACTACCAAATAAAAACTGATAGTATTATTCATTGTTTCCAATAATTAGAAGTGATATAATTATTAAAAATGTTTTAAGGAGATATGTGTATGGAGTTGATTAATTTCATTAAAGATAATTGGGTCAATCTTGGTTTGATTATAGTAGGTTTATCTGCTGTATGGATTTATAAAGCACAGGAAAAGGGGAAATTGCGTGACGCTGCTTCTTTAGTTGTTTTGCAGATAGACGAACTTCAAAAGCGTGTACAAGAAATTCAGTCTTATATAACTAATCAAGGTTTAAATTTAACTGCCTTTTATGAATCACTTCCCTTAATTGATGTTAATCATTGGAAAAACTATAAGCATTTATTTATTCGCAGAATAGATAACAAAAGTTATGATAGTATAAATAAATTTTACCAATATGTTACTTCTATGCAAGAGCAACAAGAACTGATACGCAATTTGCAAAGGAACTATTTTTTTGTAAAACAAAGTGCTTTATGTAATGTGGAAATTTCATTTATTGTTGAGACATTGAAAGAAGTTGATTCAAGTTCTGTATCCAGCAAACAATTACAAGAGCTTATGCAAGCCACTTCCGTAGTAACTAATGAAAATCAGCAAGAAGTTTTAGCAAATTTAATTAGACAAATCGAACAAAATAATCCGAATATTGATATGGATAGATTTTGGGGGATTTATCAAAATAAACGAAGAAGATTTATAACTATTACAAATGGGGATTCTTTAACTCCATACACGCCCGAACAAATATCAGTGACATTACAATCACTTCTAAACCAATATAATTTGTTAGAAATATCAGGAATCGAAGGATATAGAAAGCTTCGTAAAATAGCTAAAATGACAAGGAAATAATATGTAAGCAGTAAATCTATAAGGTTTGCTGCTTTTTTCATGGAAAGGAGGATTTTATATGCCACTATACAAAAAAAGAGGAAACCGTATCAGAGCCAGTGACAAGTCGCTGGTTTTTCGTTTCTCGGCTAGTTCACTGTTCCTGTTGTTCCTTGCTGTGATTATGCTGCTGAACCTAAAAGCAATCCTAACAACGGACTGGAAATCGGTTCATCTTATGCAAGATGGTAGCGTCCATTTTACCGTCACGCCATACATGATAGTTACAATCATTGTGGCAGCTCTGGTCTGTGTGATTGCTGCCTTTTTGTACCGAAGATTCCAGTATGACAGGGTAAAGCAGCTCTTTCACCGTCAAAAGCTGGCAAAGATGATTCTTGAAAATGGCTGGTATGAATCGGAAACCACACAGGACAGCGGATTTTTCAAGGATTTACCAGCGACCAGCAAAAAAGAGAAAATTACCTATTTTCCAAAACTGTATTACCGTATGGATAACGGACTATTGTATATCCGTACAGAAATTACGCTGGGGAAATATCAAGACCAGCTTTTACACTTGGAAAAGAAGCTGGAAACAGGCTTATATTGTGAGCTGGTTTCCAAAGAATTAAAGGACAGCTACGTTGAGTATGTCTTACTCTATGACACTATCGCAAACCGTATCACCATCAATGAAGTACAGGCTGAAAATGGCAGCTTGCGTCTAATGAAAAATGTCTGGTGGGAGTATGACAAGCTCCCACACATGCTGATTGCTGGCGGCACTGGTGGCGGTAAAACTTACTTTATCCTCACTATCATTGAAGCTCTGCTCCGTTGCAATGCAGTCATGTATGTGTTAGACCCGAAGAACGCTGACCTTGCGGATTTATCCGTCGTCATGCCAGAAGTCTATTACAAAAAGGAAGATATAACCGCCTGTATTGATAGGTTCTATGACGGTATGATGGCAAGAAGTGAAGATATGAAGCTCATGGAAAACTACAAGACAGGTGAAAACTATGCCTATCTCGGTCTTGCTCCGCACTTTTTAATCTTTGATGAATATGTGGCGTTTATGGAAATGCTGACGACAAAGGAAAACGCTGCTGTGCTGAATAAGCTCAAACAGATAGTCATGCTCGGACGACAGGCAGGTTACTTTCTTATTCTCGCCTGTCAGCGACCAGACGCAAAATACCTCGGTGACGGAATCCGTGACCAGTTCAACTTCCGTGTCGCATTGGGGCGTATGTCAGAACTGGGCTATTCCATGATGTTCGGAGAAGTAGACAAGGACTTTTTTCTGAAACAGATCAAAGGACGTGGCTATGTCGATACAGGAACAAGTGTCATATCCGAGTTTTACACTCCCTTTGTACCAAAAGGACACGATTTTCTAAGAGAAATAGGCATACTCTCACAAAACAGGCAGGACGGACAGGCGGCGTGCGAAGCAAAAGCCGCAGGTACGGACTAGCCTGTGTTGGTGTGGCTTGCCACACCAACCATTCGCCCCCATTATCTAACAGGGGGGCACAAATTATCTGGAAACAGTTATAAAAATATCGGGAAGTCCTTGAAAACAGCGGACTTTTCAAACATTCAAGGGAGTGTGACAAAATCGGTAAATGTCACATTCCTTTTTCGATTGGAGGGATTTTTACTGAATGATACCGACTGGATAAACAAGCTCAAAGAACAACGGACGCAGTACGGCGTTTCCCAGAATCAGCTTGCGGTCATGGCTGGTGTCAGTCGTGAATACATCAGCAGGCTTGAATCTGGAAAAGTAGCCTTGACAGAAGAAATCAAGGTGAAACTCACGGACGCTCTGGATAAACTGAATCCAGAAAATCCGCTGGAAATGGTCTTGGATTACGTCAGAATCCGATTCCCCACACAGGACGTAAAACACGTTGTGGAGGATATTCTTAAATTAAGGCTTGATGTGATGATACATGAGGATTTTGGCTTCTACTCCTATGCGGAACATTACGTCTTGGGTGATGTGTTCGTGCTGGCTTCACCCGATAAGGAAAAAGGCACATTGCTAGAGCTGAAAGGTAAAGGCTGCCGCCAGATGGAAAGTTACCTTTTGGCACAGCATAGGAGCTGGTATGACTTTCTCATGGACGCTCTGATAGAGGGAGGTGTGATGAAACGTCTTGACCTTGCCATCAACGATATGGCAGGAATCTTAGACATTCCAGAGCTGACAGAGAAATGCAACCATGAGGAATGTATTTCCGTATTCCGCAGCTTCAAGAGCTACCGTAGCGGTGAGCTTGTAAGAAGTCAAGAGCAAGACAGATACGGTATGGGAAATACATTGTACGTCGGTTCGCTCAAATCGGAAGTCTATTTCTGTATCTACGAAAAGGACTATGAACAGTATGTAAAGTATGACATAGCCATTGAAGATACGAAAATCAAGAACCGTTTTGAAATAAGGCTAAAGAATGAGCGAGCCTATTATGCGGTGCGTGACCTGCTGACTTACCACGACGCAGAACGTACCGCTTTCGATATTATCAACCGCTATATGCGATTCGCTGACAAGGAGGTGGATAAGCGACGCAGCGAATGGAAAACCAATGAGAAATGGGCGTACTTTATCGGTTCTGATCGTGGGCGTTTGAAACTGACGACCAAACCAGAACCGTACACGCTCACAAGGACGCTGAACTGGATAAGCAGACAGGTAGCTCCCACATGGAAAGTCTTACAGCAGATAGACAGTACCAACGGTACGACTTACCTCAAAGATATTTTAGACCATGCGAAGCTCACCGAGCGTCATAAAAAGCTGATTGAACAACAGACGACTTCCACAGAGGAAATCATCAGTAAGGAGGAATGACAACATGAAGCATATCTTATTTGACTTCTTCCTGTTCTCACTTGGGGCAGGATTCGGAGTAGTGACTATGTGTCTTATGCAGTCTGCAAAAGCCGCAGACAGAGAAATTGAAATGATGGAAAGGAGAAAGAGATAATGAATTTCGGACAGAACTTATACAACTGGTTTTTATCTAACGCACAATCCCTTGTGCTTATGGCAATCGCTGTTATCGGGGTGTATCTCGGATTCAAGCGTGAGTTTTCCAAACTTATTGGATTCTTGGTGATTGCCTTAATTGCTGTCGGCTTGGTATTCAATGCCGCTGGCGTGAAAGACGTACTGTTACAGTTATTCAATAAGATTATCGGGGCGTAATATATTGTTTTTTCTTCCAGTATTTTGATATACTAGAGAAAAGGTAATTTAAATCTGGGAGGAATAAATCTTATGCTTCAATATGCTTTAAATAAGAGCTTTGAAGAAATGCAAACAGTAATTAAGCTTGCTGAAAGTGATTTGAATAATGATGAATTAAAAAAGGAAGTCAATTATAGGGTTGGTACATTTCTACATTGGTTATTGGATTATTATGAATGGTTAGAAAAAACTTATAAAGGAAAACTGAATAAAAGTGATATTTCTTTTTTCAGCGGATTAAGATATGCTAACAATAAATTGAAACATGACCCTAACGTAATTCAAATATATGAGCGTACAGGAGGTTTTACTTTTCCAATTACATTTCCTCTATCCATTGAAAAAATTGAATTTAAGTGGGGTAAGATTGATGTGGAAAAAAATCCAAAGTATCAAAACCAGTATGATAATTACGTTACGTATATTGATGGAAAAGAAATCATTACTCTATCACAACAGGCATTGAAGCAACTAGAAAATTATAAGTAAAACAAGCTGACAGCAGCTAAATTAGTTGCTGTTTTTTATTTGTAAAAATCAAAGATTGGAGGACAACATGAAAACAGATATTTTTGAGGATATGAAAGAGCTGGTCGGCTGTAAAGATGTTTCAGACCTGCCCTATAGAAAACGCAAGGTATGGGAAGAAATCAAACGACAGTCACTGCTTGCCTATCCAAAAGAACAGTTAGAAAAATTTTCCCATTATGTATTCGGTGTAGATTATGCTGTTATAATGGGAATACTGGATATGATGAAAGGAAGTGACAGACCATGCAGGAAATGCGAATCTACCTGTTAAACAATACAAAACCTTACCACGACGAGGACGACGGTTACTCTGGCGACTGGTTCAACTGCCCGATAAATTTTGATGAAGTCAGAGAAAAGTTAGGTGTAGAGAATGAGGAACAGGTCGAGATTGCAGACTATGAGCTGCCATTCCATATCAACACCGACACACCGATATGGGAAATCAACGCCCTTTGCCGCTTCGTGCTGGAAATAGACGGTACGCCTATCGGTAACGAAATGAAAGCCATTCAGCAGAAATGGTTTGACAGCTTCGAGGACTTTATCGACCATAAGGACGAGATACGTTACTATGATGTGGGTGACGGTGCAGCACTGGCAGAATACCTTATCTGTGAGGAAAATATATTCGGTGAGATTCCCCACGAATTACAGAAGCATATCGACTACCATTCCTACGGAAACGAGCTGGAAATGGACGACAGATACCTTTTCACAACAAGCGGTGTATTCCGTTATCAGTAAGGGGTGATGTGGTATCGAAGAAATGCGAATCTATATCGCCAATCTGGGGAAATATAACGAGGGTGAGCTTGTAGGTGCGTGGTTCACACCGCCTGTCGATTATGATGAGATGGCAGAACGTATCGGCTTGAATGATGAATACGAGGAATACGCAATCCATGATTATGAGCTGCCCTTTGAGATTGACGAATACACACCCATTGAGGAAGTCAACCGCCTGTGTGAAATGGTGGAGGACTTACCAGAGGACATACAGGACGAGCTTTCAGAGCTGCTCTGCTATTACAGCAGCTTGGAGGAATTGTGCGAACACGCAGACGACATTATCCATTATCCCGATTGTGACGATATGACAGACGTTGCCTATTACTTCATAGATGAATGTCAAAGCCTTGGTGAGATACCAGACAGGATAAGGAACTACATAGACTATGAAGCCTACGGTCGTGACCTTGATTTAGAGGGGCGTTTTGTCGTCACCAATCATGGCGTGTTTGAATGTCCGTATTAGCAATGACAACTGAATATCTTATTATCAGCCAGTTATCAATGAACTGGTATTTTTTATGCAGCAGCTTGTGAAAACAGGCTGCTGTTTCCATTTTAAGAGAAATCTTCAAAGAAAGGAGCTGTGAAAAATGAAGAAAATCAAAAGCTATACAAGCATTTGGAGCGTGGAAAAAGTCATTTATGCCATTAACGACTTTCAACTCCCGTTCCCTCTCACGTTCAGTCAGATGGCATGGTTTGTCGTGTCGCTGTTCGTGGTTATCCTCTTTGGGGAGCTGCCGCCCTTTAACATGATTGACGGTGCGTTCCTCAAATACTTTGGAATCCCTGTCGCTTTTACATGGTTCGTGTCACAAAAGACCTTTGACGGGAAAAAGCCTTTTGGGTTCTTGAAATCCTGTATCTCGTTCTTCCTGCGACCAAAAGTGACCTATGCAGGAAAAGCCATCAAGCTGAAAAATGAAAAATTCAATACCGCTGTTACAGCAGTTAGGAGTGTGATGTATGTTCCCGATTAAATATATCGAAAACAATCTGGTGTTCAACCATGACGGTGAGTGCTTCGCCTACTATGAGCTGACACCTTACAATTATTCGTTCCTGTCACCAGAGGAAAAGTACATGGTGCATGACAACTTCCGTCAGCTTATCGCCCAGAACCGTGACGGGAAAATCCATGCCTTACAGATTGCCACAGAAGACAGCTTGCGTGCGGTGCAGGAACGCTCAAAGAAAGGAATCACAGGCAGGTTGAAAGAGATAGCCTGTAAAAAGGTAGACGAACAGACCGAAGCGTTGGTTGAGATGATTGGGGAAAATCAGATTGACTACCGCTTTTTTCTTGGCTTCAAGCTGCTGGTGAATGAGGAAGAAATCAGCTTAAAGGGCATGAAAAAATCAGCGGCTATGACCTTTGCCGATTTTATCTATGAGGTCAATCACAAGCTCATGGGCGACTTTGTTTCCATGAGCAATGATGAAATCAACCGATTCATGAAGATGGAAAAGCTGCTGGAAAGTAAAATATCAAGACGTTTCCAGTTCCGCAGACTGGATAAGAACGACTTCGGGTATCTCTTGGAACATATCTACGGAAACACGGGTGTTGCGTACAGTGATTATACCTATGAGCTGCCTGTCAAGAAGCTAAAGCGTGAAACGCTGGTAAAGCGATATGACCTTATCCGTCCGACACGCTGCATGATAGAGGAAAACCAACGATACCTAAAGATTGAACGTGAAGATCAGACAACGTATGTTGCCTACTTCACGATTAACAATATCGTGGGTGAGCTGGACTTCCCATCTTCGGAAATCTTCTACTATCAACAGCAGCAATTCACGTTTCCTATTTCCACTTCCATGAATGTAGAGATTGTAACGAATAAGAAAGCCTTAACCACAGTCCGTAATAAGAAAAAGGAATTGAAAGATTTGGATAACCATGCGTGGGAATCCAATAACGAAACAGGAAGTAATGTCATGGACGCTCTGGATTCGGTGAATGAGCTGGAAACCAGCTTAGACCAGTCAAAGGAATCCATGTATAAATTATCTTACGTTATCCGTGTAGCTGCTGATTCTCTGGACGAGCTGAAACGACGCTGTGATGAAGTCAAGGACTTCTACGACGATTTGAATGTGAAGCTGGTACGCCCATTCGGGGATATGCTCGGCTTACATGGTGAATTTATCCCATCAAGCAAGCGTTACATCAATGACTATATCCAGTATGTCACTTCTGACTTTCTCGCTGGTCTTGGATTCGGTGCGACACAGCAGCTTGGGGAAACGGACGGTATCTATATCGGTTACAACCTTGACACAGGGAAAAATGTATATCTAAAACCCAGCCTTGCCGCACAGGGCGTAAAAGGCTCTGTCACCAACGCATTAGCGGCAGCGTTCCTCGGTTCGCTCGGCGGTGGCAAGTCATTCTGTAACAACCTTATCATCTATTATGCGGTGCTGTTTGGAGGGAAAGCGGTCATTGTAGACCCGAAATCAGAGCGTGGCAACTGGCAGGAAACACTACCCGATATTGCACATGAAATCAAGATAGTCAACCTTACCAGTGAGGACAGGAACAAAGGACTTCTCGACCCGTATGTGATTATGAAGCGTACAAAGGACGCTGAAAGCCTTGCGATTGATATTTTAACATTCCTTACGGGCATTTCTTCCCGTGATGGTGAGAAGTTCCCTGTCCTTAGACGTGCAATCCGTTCCGTTACGCAAAGTAAGCAGCGAGGACTACTCCATGTCATTGATGAATTAAGGAAAGACGGTTCGCCTGTTGCAGAAAATATCGCAGACCATATCGAGAGCATGACAGACTATGACTTTGCACACCTCTTATTCTCGGACGGTGATGTGGAGCAATCCATCAGCTTAGACAGGCAGCTCAACATCATACAGGTAGCAGACCTTGTGCTGCCAGATAAGGACACAAAATTTGAAGAATACACTACTATGGAATTATTGTCAGTGGCAATGCTTATCGTCATCAGTACCTTTGCCTTAGACTTTATCCATTCAGACCGCAGTATTTTCAAGATGGTGGATTTGGACGAAGCATGGACGTTTTTACAGGTGGCACAGGGAAAGACTCTCTCTAACAAGTTGATTCGTGCTGGTCGTTCCATGAACGCCGCTGTTTACTTCGTCACACAAAACTCTGGTGATGTGGACGACGAGAAAATGAAGAACAATATCGGCTTGAAGTTTGCCTTTAGAAGCACGGATATAAAGGAAATCAAGAATACCCTTGAATTTTTCGGCGTGGATAAGGAGGACGAGGGCAACCAGAAGCGATTGCGTGACTTAGAGAACGGACAATGCCTGTTTCAAGATTTGTATGGGCGTGTAGGTGTTATCCAGATTCACCCTGTATTCGCTGATTTGTTCCATGCCTTTGATACCAGACCGCCCGTACAGACGGAAGAATCGAGGTGAAGCCTATGCGTAAACGAAAAATCCTGAGATTCTTCGGTATCGCTCTGCTGGTGGTTCTCGGTGTGCTGGTGTTCCTATCTATCACAGGCACGGTGGCTCATGCCGCTGGTCTGGTTGACAGTACAGTGAGTGACGCTAACGCCTATTCTAAATATCCGCTGGAAAACTACCAGCTTGACTTTTACGTTGACAGCTCGTGGGACTGGCTGCCTTGGAACTGGTTAGACGGTATCGGGAAAAGTATCCAGTATGGCTTGTACGCTATCACAAACTTTGTCTGGACGGTGAGCTTATATATTTCCAATGCAACGGGATATGTGGTACAGGAAGCCTACAAGCTG containing:
- a CDS encoding YdcP family protein — its product is MELKHVIPNMEKTFGNLEFAGENKVEQRRINGRMTVVSRSFNLYSDVQRADDIIVVLPASAGEKNFESEEKVKLINPKITAEGYKIGTRGFTNYILSADDMVKA
- a CDS encoding YdcP family protein — encoded protein: MRLANGIIIDKEKTFGVLKFSALRREVHIQNEDGTVSEEIKLRTYDLKCKEQGRMIQVSIPAAVPLKEFDYNAEVEIINPVADTVATATFQGADVDWYIKADDIVLKNKRVSKNATELPNKN
- a CDS encoding helicase HerA domain-containing protein; its protein translation is MPLYKKRGNRIRASDKSLVFRFSASSLFLLFLAVIMLLNLKAILTTDWKSVHLMQDGSVHFTVTPYMIVTIIVAALVCVIAAFLYRRFQYDRVKQLFHRQKLAKMILENGWYESETTQDSGFFKDLPATSKKEKITYFPKLYYRMDNGLLYIRTEITLGKYQDQLLHLEKKLETGLYCELVSKELKDSYVEYVLLYDTIANRITINEVQAENGSLRLMKNVWWEYDKLPHMLIAGGTGGGKTYFILTIIEALLRCNAVMYVLDPKNADLADLSVVMPEVYYKKEDITACIDRFYDGMMARSEDMKLMENYKTGENYAYLGLAPHFLIFDEYVAFMEMLTTKENAAVLNKLKQIVMLGRQAGYFLILACQRPDAKYLGDGIRDQFNFRVALGRMSELGYSMMFGEVDKDFFLKQIKGRGYVDTGTSVISEFYTPFVPKGHDFLREIGILSQNRQDGQAACEAKAAGTD
- a CDS encoding DUF3789 domain-containing protein encodes the protein MKHILFDFFLFSLGAGFGVVTMCLMQSAKAADREIEMMERRKR
- a CDS encoding antirestriction protein ArdA — protein: MQEMRIYLLNNTKPYHDEDDGYSGDWFNCPINFDEVREKLGVENEEQVEIADYELPFHINTDTPIWEINALCRFVLEIDGTPIGNEMKAIQQKWFDSFEDFIDHKDEIRYYDVGDGAALAEYLICEENIFGEIPHELQKHIDYHSYGNELEMDDRYLFTTSGVFRYQ
- a CDS encoding antirestriction protein ArdA, with product MRIYIANLGKYNEGELVGAWFTPPVDYDEMAERIGLNDEYEEYAIHDYELPFEIDEYTPIEEVNRLCEMVEDLPEDIQDELSELLCYYSSLEELCEHADDIIHYPDCDDMTDVAYYFIDECQSLGEIPDRIRNYIDYEAYGRDLDLEGRFVVTNHGVFECPY
- a CDS encoding conjugal transfer protein, which codes for MKKIKSYTSIWSVEKVIYAINDFQLPFPLTFSQMAWFVVSLFVVILFGELPPFNMIDGAFLKYFGIPVAFTWFVSQKTFDGKKPFGFLKSCISFFLRPKVTYAGKAIKLKNEKFNTAVTAVRSVMYVPD
- a CDS encoding ATP-binding protein, which translates into the protein MFPIKYIENNLVFNHDGECFAYYELTPYNYSFLSPEEKYMVHDNFRQLIAQNRDGKIHALQIATEDSLRAVQERSKKGITGRLKEIACKKVDEQTEALVEMIGENQIDYRFFLGFKLLVNEEEISLKGMKKSAAMTFADFIYEVNHKLMGDFVSMSNDEINRFMKMEKLLESKISRRFQFRRLDKNDFGYLLEHIYGNTGVAYSDYTYELPVKKLKRETLVKRYDLIRPTRCMIEENQRYLKIEREDQTTYVAYFTINNIVGELDFPSSEIFYYQQQQFTFPISTSMNVEIVTNKKALTTVRNKKKELKDLDNHAWESNNETGSNVMDALDSVNELETSLDQSKESMYKLSYVIRVAADSLDELKRRCDEVKDFYDDLNVKLVRPFGDMLGLHGEFIPSSKRYINDYIQYVTSDFLAGLGFGATQQLGETDGIYIGYNLDTGKNVYLKPSLAAQGVKGSVTNALAAAFLGSLGGGKSFCNNLIIYYAVLFGGKAVIVDPKSERGNWQETLPDIAHEIKIVNLTSEDRNKGLLDPYVIMKRTKDAESLAIDILTFLTGISSRDGEKFPVLRRAIRSVTQSKQRGLLHVIDELRKDGSPVAENIADHIESMTDYDFAHLLFSDGDVEQSISLDRQLNIIQVADLVLPDKDTKFEEYTTMELLSVAMLIVISTFALDFIHSDRSIFKMVDLDEAWTFLQVAQGKTLSNKLIRAGRSMNAAVYFVTQNSGDVDDEKMKNNIGLKFAFRSTDIKEIKNTLEFFGVDKEDEGNQKRLRDLENGQCLFQDLYGRVGVIQIHPVFADLFHAFDTRPPVQTEESR